tttaaaaaaaagtaaaaaataaacaaaaacaaatattactgTTCGGTGAGGATTTTCGATAAGAATCCTATGTGGCCGTAGAACGTTCCAATTTTATAtgacaaatatatatacttattaactaaaaataataattctcaaaattatcttaaaaaaagaattacatCCCCAATCCCtataacttattttttataaactaatGGAAGGTTTTAAATTTGGTAGGTTCCATTATATGGCAATGGCTGACAACAGGCAAAGATTCATGCCCCTCCCAGATGACCGATTGCCCAAGAGAGGTCAGGCCCTGGCCTACCCAGAGGCAGTCTTACTTGTTAACCCGGTGGAGCCCGAACTCAAGGGAGaggtactttttcttttttctttggttttttttttttttgttgttattgtttgTCGTTTGTTTACTCTCAACAACCCTTTACAATGTCTACATGCACCATTTCTTTACACGACACCTTACACCATTCAGTAGAGTAGAATGGCACACGACTATCACATCAAAAAGAAGGTTTCCTTGGGTGTTTGGTTTGGTTGATAGGTGGATGACAAGTACCAATACTCGAGTAATAACGAAAACATTCGGGTTCATGGGTGGATCTCCACCAATACTGACCCGCCTATGGGATTCTGGCAAATTACACCCAGCAACGAGTTCCGATCTGGTGGCCCACTCAAGCAGAACCTGACCTCACATGTGGGTCCCACCACGCTCGCCGTaagctctctttctttttcaactgAACTTAAAGGTAGTGATACTGTAATAGACTTATCCCGCATATGAAAAGTTATATTCTCCAATCGATATATAGATTTTAGAATATAtggattaaaatattaatatggtataatttaaaatttataaaataaatcttaactTTTtagcatataaatataaaatgtttatgaCTAGGTTGTTCTTAgataatataatgaaaaatattgctactgttattttaaattttgtcgaCATATGTTTGGTAGCGATGGCCTAAACTTGTCTTACACCTAAGCGCATAAATGTCTGCATAGTTCGACGAGTGCAAGCATTCATATATGTCTACTCTTCATTCTGTCGAGACTTCTTCCAAAATTCATTTAAGAATTTATTAGAAGACTCGTGAGGTTTTTTGACTATAtgattattcttaatttaaaatgttgTTGATAGATGTTTCTAAGTGCACATTACTCCGGAGAGGATCTGGTGCCAAAATTTGGAGCCGGCGAACTATGGAAAAAGGTTTTCGGTCCTGTTTTTATGTACGTTAACTCTGGATACGTTGGAGACGACCCACTTCAGCTATGGGAGGAGGCCAAAACGCAGGTTTAATTCAATTACCACGGCATTAATTTCTatttaacataaatattttaacaaccTTTTGATGATCTGAACGAAATGCGAATACAAATCGACGTTATAGATGATGATTGAAGTTCAAAGTTGGCCATATACCTTCCCTGTTTCCGAGGATTTTCCCAAGTCCGACAAACGGGGTAACGTTAGAGGTCGGCTTCTTGTCCGAGACAGGTAGGCGCGCGGCCTTGCTGCTTTACTTGGCTTTCAGCCTTTCAACTTCAACATTGAACATCGAGCGTTAATGTGTatctacattaataatattgtgtACGTAGTTACATAAGCAGTGACTATATATCTGCAATTGGCGCTTATGTTGGGTTGGCGCCTCCTGGAGACGCTGGATCGTGGCAAAGAGAGTGCAAGGTGACtggtttatttttctaaatcatGAGTACGAGGTTTGGGGCTTGTAAACTACCCATAAACCAATGCCTAATTTGCTCTAAATTCTAATTAATCGTTACTCCACATTATATAGGACTATCAATTTTGGACCAACGCAGACGAGGATGGCTATTTTCTCATCAGCGACATACGCATTGGGGACTATAATCTTTATGCATGGATCCCGGGGTATATCGGGGACTACAAATACGATGTTGTTGTTAGCATAACCGAAGGTATAATTTCTTCCTCAGTTTCGATTGTATTGACCATTTCTTCATTCTGGTACGTCAAACAATAGAAAAAGGTACTTACTGATATGCAATATGAAAGGCAGGATGTGAAATTGAGATGGGCGATCTTGTTTATAAGCCTCCCAGAGATGGCCCCACACTGTGGGAAATAGGCATACCTGATCGTTCTGCCGCAGAGTTCTATGTTCCCGATCCTAATCCCAAGTACATCAATAAACTCTATGTCAATCATCCAGACAGGttgattcatttttctttctcctatGATTTCAATGTAGGACCAGTGTTAATCagggaatttgaagccagaTGATCATATTTAATTGGCAGGTTTAGGCAGTATGGCTTGTGGGAAAGATATGCAGAATTGTATCCTGATAATGACTTGGTTTTCACTATTGGTGTCAGCGACTACACTAAGGATTGGTTCTATGCTCAGGTTCCCAGGTGCACTTTGGTCTTTCGTTCTTCGAGTGCTTGATCAAGCTTTCGCTGAATTTTTCATTTACCCATGAACTTCCTCAGTTTACTTTGGATTAATTTCCTTATTAGTTTTTAGCAAACTAGAAACCgtcttttttttctctgttgttGGGGAGAAAAACACTTTGTGATACTGAAAatgaataatactatatacaatcTCAGGATGGCAAGCCTCGCAAACTGttattgaaaagaaatgagactCACCTTTATAATatgagtctcatatttattcatttttttcaaaagaaagacTTACTCGtcttaaaactgtaaatatcatttctttactTAAAAAGAGTCTGAAAGTAAGATATTTAATGCACTTTTGTGCTGTATTCTTTGTATCTCAGGAAGAAGAAAGACAGTAATACATATCAAGGAACTACGTGGCAAATTAAATTTACTCTTGACAATTTGGATCCCGATGGTACCTATAAGCTGCGGCTGGCACTGGCTTCTTCCACTCTCTCTGAACTGCAGgtataaataaaacatttattaCTATTTGTTAAAACATCTTTTGTGAACTTAGGTGCATATAGATTTTCATTATTCTACATGAATTTGTATTCGAAGGTTCGGGTGAACGATCCAAAGGCAAATCCTCCTCTATTTTCGAGTGGATTGATAGGAAGGGACAACTCAATTGCTAGACATGGAATACACGGGCTGTATTGGCTTTACAATGTAGACGTACCGGGTGGTCAGCTTGTCCAAGGGGATAATACCATTTTTTTGACACAACCAAGAAGCTCCAGCCCTTTCCAAGGGATCATGTATGATTATATCCGTTTAGAGGGCCCCCCATCTTCTACTTCCCAGAAACAAGTAATGAGTCCCTTACAGTTTACAAATTAGGAAGACTGTTCAATATCTTGCATAGATTGGTGCATGCGATCGATGCTACAGCCGCAGTTTCTGAGTTTAAGTTTGTTGTTGAAAAGAAGACATGATTCATAGCATTAAGTATAATGTAGCTGAGTTTGAAATTAACCTCGTTTTGTTAAGTCGCCGCTTATTTCAAGAGCTTAATCTAAtagaaaaatgtgaatttaattacttaaaatatatttttaacacaAATATTGCACCCAACTGACACATATTAAGACCTGCTTTTGACTTATGATCAATATAATCAAGACAGAGATCAAGTTGATTACCCAACTTCTTATTCATGGAGAGTCGGAGACTCACTTTTTGAAGACCACAGAGGGTCTTTATAAATCCACTGTCTATTATGCATGTGGCATGGACGATCATGCTGTCACATGAGCATTGGCACCGATTGAAATGTTCAAAATCTTGTTCTCTGTAAACAGATTCAAGCCTTTTTGAAAAGGGACTAAATCTTTGCCTGATTACAGCTTAATagcaaataaaatcaattcttGACCATGATTGTAGCCTCACCATTACTCTTACCGTTTGTTTTCCATTTTTGTAATGTACAGCTCAAATACAATTACAATCTGTAAAAATCAAAGCCTTAATTAAGGGCCTTACTATTCCATCGCTAATGCCTATGCTAAGAATTACTATTGCTAGTTTTAGTTTTAAGTTAGGCAAGTCTTGAGtactcaatttgaaaaaaagtaaagtccatcatttaaaaaaaaaaaaaaaaattcatgttgGTCCTGAGTTGATCCACTTTTTTCAAGAAGGGTGCCCAAGATTTACATTTTGCAATCCCTAAGATTGCAAATATGATTTCTCAATTGGCATTACTCTTGAACAAAGGGAGTGCAGGGGCTTAGGGTTTGCATAGGGTAGATACAGTTTTAAGATGTGCAAGTCTCGCGCATtcctttccttttgaaaaacagcaatgttcactattaaaaaattaattttttaatgtgtattctatatttatccacttttttcaaaaaaaatacgTAGACTTGTAAATTCTaagattacaaatattatttctctttattccaatacaaaatacatgttttttttagaagacattacaaattaaatattaactATTAATTCACCAAACCATAGAACTGCCACGtttctaaatatatttgataaacCAAATCATGATTATGATCTAATTTCCTCAAATCTTTATGATCTAAATATTAAAATGCACCAACATTTACCATTACATTTATAAAGAATGAGCTCTCATTTATTTCTGTTTGGGATCAGTTACATCCATCAAGATCCCCTCAAGTTGGCGAGAATCTGACGATATCTTTCCCTCTATGATCATctccaaacatttttttttttttcaaatatcccaAATGAGCATTAATCTCATCAGAGACGGCAATTAGAAACGCGTAACTACTCAGTCCATCCTATTCTAACTCGACCCTACCATCCTTTCTCACACTCTTTTCGTGaataaatgagaaaatataGCACGCAAGCTCCTTGCAAACCTCGATCACTAAACCAAGTTCTAGGAAAAATTTGCCCCTGAACGGAGTTTTTCCTTATTCTTGAGATAGCAAGAATCCCCTGCTTTCTCAACTCATTCTTTTCCTATTTTAATCCTTTGGCCTTTGTAGATTATAGCTGTGGACTACTAAAAATCCCATCTGATTCTTCCTCTTCTTATTCCTCCTGTGatcttctctttattttttttttttctcgtatTTTACGAGACGCACGATCATCCCGTGCATAGCACCGTCCCATGCACCAAAAAACGGTGGCGATgcgtagagaaaaaaaaaaaaaaaaaaaccggtggcgacaaagaaaagataaatgatTATACGAAACAAACAAAACGAAAGCTTTGTCTCTAGTTCAAGGAAACTCGGCCTGAAAGATCCTTATCAGCCTTCACATGTCTACAATCTCTGATTGGAGTGTCAAAAAGTTAAAGATGTGCAGTCTTTACTTCTCCGAATCCTCATGGATTTGGCATTTGGCTTTCGGCAATATTATGCTCTGTGTTCTACTGAAACTCACTACACAAACACAAGTaccaaattcaaattttcatcCTCCTGTAGAAGTTCCCGGAGAGAGTAAGGCAAACCTCATGAGCATGTCATTCCCAGGGCTGCAATTACATATCGAAGATCAACATGTAAagcagttttttgtttttttgtttttgcatgAGCAAGTACATGGAAAATGCATATTGAAGTAAATACTTTTTAAGTGCAGCACGCCATTGGGATGTTGATGAGCAAATAATTTTTGCAGGTGGTGATGGACAACGGCATACTGCAGGTCAACATCTCAAATCCAGAAGGAATGGTTACGGGAATTGAGTATAATGGCATTGACAATTTGCTCGAAATTCTTAACGAGGAATCTAACAGAGGGTACAATGTCGTTTAAGCTCTTCAatctctctgttttcttttcCACTGAAATTTCTCCTTTTTGTAGGAGAGCTCTGCTCTGATATGCCCCTGATTTTACTTTATTGTAAGTAAAGATAAAGAGAATAAACCAGATGTTGAATGTGCTTTAAGTAAATCTATATGCTTTTTTTAGCAGGATTTTATATATCTGGAACATGCATACTATTTAATGTGTAACTATTTTATCAAGTTGTATGGGGACTAATAAAACATGGCTGCCACCTACAGATGCAATTCCTAACAAAATAGCAGAAgctaatttttcttctttaattaacCATGTAGATACTGGGACCTTGTGTGGAATGTTGCCGGAAGTACGGGAACGAAGGGCATATTTGACAGGTATGTTCCCTACGACTTCCTACTTTGGAACATGTTCTTGTCCACTATTATAATTGCAATTAATTCTAACTTTCTTTGTAAGATTTACATGTTATTTGGGAATAAATTTTAAGGTAGTATGAAACCTGTGGatggactggaccggaccggtcaATTTCTTTGCAGGATGGAAGGAACCAGTTTTAAGGTAATAGTGGAAAACGAAGAACAAGTAGAGCTCTCATTTACTAGACTGTGGGATCCTTCCATGGAGGGGAAGCTCGTTCCCTTGAATATAGACAAAAGGTGCATGCTTGTTCAAATTGATGTTGTTTTATTAACATTCATTGGAGTCGGTCTCTttcggttttgtttttgttttggtaggTACATAATGCTTCGTGGTTCCTCGGGCTTCTACTCCTATGCCATTTATGAGCACTTAGAGGAATGGCCTGCTTTCAACATTGATAATACCAGAATAGCATTCAAGCTTAGGGAAGACATGTAAATAAATCTTGACCCTGTCTTCTTTATTGAGGTTCAGATAGCTTGCAGTGTTACAGGATAAACAAGGCTTGAAAGTGGATAAACAGGATGTGTTTTGAATTCATAGGTTTCATTACATGGCTATAGCAGACAACAGGCAAAGATTCATGCCCCTGCCTGAAGACCGCCTACCTGACAGAGGCCAGGCCCTGGCCTACCCAGAGGCAGTCCTACTTGTTAATCCCGTGGAGCCAGATTTCAAAGGAGAGGTGTTGCCTTCTACTAATCCATACGATTATCTGCAAAAGttctcaaatatatatttcatttgatttgaaatttcaATCTTTACCACCCTCTCTTGTTTTTCTTGCCCGGTAAGTTGTATTGTGTTTTGATTTGATGCGTTACCACTCATGTGAAGGTGGACGACAAGTACCAATACGCTTGTGAGAACAAAGACAACAGGGTTCACGGGTGGATATCCAACAATCCAAGCGTGGGATTCTGGCAAATCACAGCCAGCGATGAATTCCGATCCGGTGGACCCCTCAAACAATGCCTTACCTCCCACGTCGGTCCCACCACCCTCGCTGTAAGTAATATAATTACTACTAGAGAAAAACTTGGTTTACACATAGAGGAAAGGATGTGATTAAGGTCTTTTAACAGCGTTAACTTTAACTAAAATGGCACAATCTCAGATATTTCACAGCGTACACTATTCAGGAGAGGATCTGATACTGAAATTTGGACCTAACGAGCCGTGGAAGAAGGTTTTTGGCCCcgtttttatttatcttaattcTCTGACTGATGGAGATGACCCACTTTTGCTCTGGGAGGATGCTAAGCAACAGGTCTTTCACTTCCTAATAGAACTGCAATTCTACTCAGTAAAAATCGAATTCTTTCTAcaataaaacaattatttaattaaaattagtctttttttttttaccagatGATCTATGAAGTTCAAACATGGCCCTATAGTTTTCCAGCTTCAGAGGACTTTCAATCAGCAGATCAACGGGGTAGTGTTTGCGGCAGACTCCTAATCCAAGACAGGTATATATAACTGGCCCcttttttcatctttctttattgtttctcatctgaatttatttgaggttttggaaatttgaatttttgttaTCTAGGTATATTAGTGAAGAGAACGTGCCAGGAAATTGTGCTTATGTCGGATTGGCACTCCCCGGGAATGTTGGGTCCTGGCAAAGAGAATGCAAGGTAATTTCAAATCTCTAATTGGAGCTAAGCTACATAAGATGTCATGAGACTTGAGTGCATATATATGACCCTtctattaatgaaaaaaaatgttttgctcGATCCATAATTTTATTATCCATAGTCATATTAGTTTGGAAAATGCTAGTCTTTCCACTAGCGCTCCCTTTAggattttttgttttacttaatgattaaagaagtattttttaatgatattgtaaatttttgtaaaatataaatatacatttaaaagtggtaacaaaaatatatgtgaaaaaaaaattaaataaataaataaacagatGAAATGGGCTATTGTAAACGATTGGGTATCTACAAAGGTTGCAAACTTATAGACGTGTTATTTCCAATCAGGGTTACCAATTTTGGACCAGAGCTGATGAGGATGGCTATTTCTCTATTAACAATATACGCACTGGGGACTATAATCTTTATGCATGGGTTCCCGGTGTCATTGGTGATTACCAATACGATGCTGTCATTACCATAGATTCAGGTCTTATTTCCAAACCTTTCCCTATTCCTCATGTTTTATTATCTTGTAGTGTATTTCAATAGCACTTGAAGCAGGTTGTGAGATTGATGTGGGCGATGTTGTTTATGAACCTCCAAGAGACGGGCCAACGTTGTGGGAAATAGGCATCCCAGATCGCTCTGCAGCTGAATTCTATGTCCCCGATCCTGATCCAAAGTTAATCAATAAACTTTATGTCAACCATCCTGATAAGTAATTAATGCTTTGCTTAATTAGATGCTATTTTTGCAATCATTACAAAAAATTTGGATATTAAATGCATGGTATTTTATTTTGAGTAATATTATGTATAGTCGTGAACTGTCTAAACATCGTgtaatccttttaaaaaaatagagtttattattaaaaaattaatttttttatataagtctcatatttatttattttttttcaaaataaacgTGTGGCACTTGTAAAATCACAATTGTAATACAGATATTTTTACGtgctctttatatattttattaatatgattaatcaaaataattattttatattaaaaaaaagacacAACAACTACATTGGTGAAGTATCTAAAAAGTTAACAAAAGTAAGTGCATATCGAGTCTTTATTCCGAAATAGTGGGTTgatctttttattgttttaatcaTTTATCTATTAATCGACAGATTTAGGCAATATGGATTATGGGAAAGATATTCACAACTGTATCCTGATGGAGACTTGGTATACACAATTGGGACATGCCACTATggaaaagattggttctttgcTCAAGTGACCAggttacccttttttttttatcccaatATCATGAGATTAATTTAAGAGAAGTGCTACgtgcaaaaataaattatataaaaataaatttataaattaattttatagttttatatgattcgttagatttattttataataaaaataattttataatctgacgtacTGTATCAAGACacatcaatttatgagtttacttttatataatttatttacggttaaaatatttttcttaatttaataactaTTTAGGTTTGAATGAACAAATCATTATACAAATATGCTATTTTAGCAATGCAGGAAGACAGTTAATAACACATATGAAGGAACTACTTGGCAAATTAGGTTCAAACTCGGCGTGGCCGATGAGAGTGGAACCTATAAATTACGATTAGCTCTTGCAACTGCACATGCTTCCGAGTTGCAAGTATGTAattttatgagtaatattacatacagttataaaatatataagtgtgttgtataattatttaaaaaaaataagatttaagtatttattcatttttttcaaaatgattatacgaTACTTGCACACTTACGACTGCAAGTACTTTATCATTTaccttttcaaaattatttaactAATTGAGCTTCTCCTTTTTTTCGGTAATCTTAAAAAGGTTCGGATTAATGATCCGAAGGCAGATCCTCCTCTATTTTCCAGTGGAGTAATTGGGAAGGACAATACCATTGCGAGGCATGGGATTCATGGACTTTACCGGCTGTACAATGTGGACGTACCAGGCACTCAGATACTTGAAGGAGATAATACTATTTTTCTTACACAAACTGAAGGCAGTAATCCTTTCCAGGGAGTCATGTATGACTACATTCGTTTTGAAGGTCCCGAGAAAATAATCTAACTTCACCAGTATGCATACATGGCAGATGGTATTTCTGCTTTCTATTCATTTTGGCTGCGAAATTGAATCGACCAAGTTTACTCATGAATTAGTAACATTTGTATGCCATCCAACTTCGGTTGTAGATATTTGTTTAGAGAGGTTTAAagtctacaaaaataattataaaaacatatCTATAAACTAGAGTGATTTCGTGTAATACGTCGAattataaaattgtttttattatcaaatatatttaacttgatatattaattcactttataaattttatttttatttaaatttatgcaAAATAGTCTTTGGTGAATTTTAAATGCACATCTCAATAAAATGAAAAgtcttgtttggttacacatatgagatgagataaaagttaaaaagttgaataaaatattattagaaaattattttttaaaattatttttattttaagatttgaaaacgttgaattgttttttgtattttgtttagg
This genomic window from Carya illinoinensis cultivar Pawnee chromosome 7, C.illinoinensisPawnee_v1, whole genome shotgun sequence contains:
- the LOC122314689 gene encoding probable rhamnogalacturonate lyase B isoform X4, coding for MDNGILQVNISNPEGMVTGIEYNGIDNLLEILNEESNRGYWDLVWNVAGSTGTKGIFDRMEGTSFKVIVENEEQVELSFTRLWDPSMEGKLVPLNIDKRCMLVQIDVVLLTFIGVGLFRFCFCFGRYIMLRGSSGFYSYAIYEHLEEWPAFNIDNTRIAFKLREDMFHYMAIADNRQRFMPLPEDRLPDRGQALAYPEAVLLVNPVEPDFKGEVDDKYQYACENKDNRVHGWISNNPSVGFWQITASDEFRSGGPLKQCLTSHVGPTTLAIFHSVHYSGEDLILKFGPNEPWKKVFGPVFIYLNSLTDGDDPLLLWEDAKQQMIYEVQTWPYSFPASEDFQSADQRGSVCGRLLIQDRYISEENVPGNCAYVGLALPGNVGSWQRECKGYQFWTRADEDGYFSINNIRTGDYNLYAWVPGVIGDYQYDAVITIDSGCEIDVGDVVYEPPRDGPTLWEIGIPDRSAAEFYVPDPDPKLINKLYVNHPDKFRQYGLWERYSQLYPDGDLVYTIGTCHYGKDWFFAQVTRKTVNNTYEGTTWQIRFKLGVADESGTYKLRLALATAHASELQVRINDPKADPPLFSSGVIGKDNTIARHGIHGLYRLYNVDVPGTQILEGDNTIFLTQTEGSNPFQGVMYDYIRFEGPEKII
- the LOC122314689 gene encoding probable rhamnogalacturonate lyase B isoform X6, with translation MALTICSKFLTRNLTEDTGTLCGMLPEVRERRAYLTGSMKPVDGLDRTGQFLCRMEGTSFKVIVENEEQVELSFTRLWDPSMEGKLVPLNIDKRCMLVQIDVVLLTFIGVGLFRFCFCFGRYIMLRGSSGFYSYAIYEHLEEWPAFNIDNTRIAFKLREDMFHYMAIADNRQRFMPLPEDRLPDRGQALAYPEAVLLVNPVEPDFKGEVDDKYQYACENKDNRVHGWISNNPSVGFWQITASDEFRSGGPLKQCLTSHVGPTTLAIFHSVHYSGEDLILKFGPNEPWKKVFGPVFIYLNSLTDGDDPLLLWEDAKQQMIYEVQTWPYSFPASEDFQSADQRGSVCGRLLIQDRYISEENVPGNCAYVGLALPGNVGSWQRECKGYQFWTRADEDGYFSINNIRTGDYNLYAWVPGVIGDYQYDAVITIDSGCEIDVGDVVYEPPRDGPTLWEIGIPDRSAAEFYVPDPDPKLINKLYVNHPDKFRQYGLWERYSQLYPDGDLVYTIGTCHYGKDWFFAQVTRKTVNNTYEGTTWQIRFKLGVADESGTYKLRLALATAHASELQVRINDPKADPPLFSSGVIGKDNTIARHGIHGLYRLYNVDVPGTQILEGDNTIFLTQTEGSNPFQGVMYDYIRFEGPEKII
- the LOC122314689 gene encoding probable rhamnogalacturonate lyase B isoform X7, which gives rise to MPLILLYYTGTLCGMLPEVRERRAYLTGSMKPVDGLDRTGQFLCRMEGTSFKVIVENEEQVELSFTRLWDPSMEGKLVPLNIDKRCMLVQIDVVLLTFIGVGLFRFCFCFGRYIMLRGSSGFYSYAIYEHLEEWPAFNIDNTRIAFKLREDMFHYMAIADNRQRFMPLPEDRLPDRGQALAYPEAVLLVNPVEPDFKGEVDDKYQYACENKDNRVHGWISNNPSVGFWQITASDEFRSGGPLKQCLTSHVGPTTLAIFHSVHYSGEDLILKFGPNEPWKKVFGPVFIYLNSLTDGDDPLLLWEDAKQQMIYEVQTWPYSFPASEDFQSADQRGSVCGRLLIQDRYISEENVPGNCAYVGLALPGNVGSWQRECKGYQFWTRADEDGYFSINNIRTGDYNLYAWVPGVIGDYQYDAVITIDSGCEIDVGDVVYEPPRDGPTLWEIGIPDRSAAEFYVPDPDPKLINKLYVNHPDKFRQYGLWERYSQLYPDGDLVYTIGTCHYGKDWFFAQVTRKTVNNTYEGTTWQIRFKLGVADESGTYKLRLALATAHASELQVRINDPKADPPLFSSGVIGKDNTIARHGIHGLYRLYNVDVPGTQILEGDNTIFLTQTEGSNPFQGVMYDYIRFEGPEKII